In Paenibacillus larvae subsp. larvae, the following proteins share a genomic window:
- the trmL gene encoding tRNA (uridine(34)/cytosine(34)/5-carboxymethylaminomethyluridine(34)-2'-O)-methyltransferase TrmL, which yields MAFHIVLVEPEIPANTGNISRTCAATGTYLHLVRPLGFKTDDKTLKRAGLDYWPSVKLEYHDSFEEVEQKYAGHRFFLATTKASRTYTDFVFRDGDFFVFGKETKGLSPNILGQYPDTKMRLPMSNAVRSLNLSNSAAIVLYEGLRQIDFPGLT from the coding sequence ATGGCTTTTCATATTGTACTCGTTGAGCCGGAAATTCCGGCTAATACGGGAAATATATCGCGGACTTGTGCAGCTACCGGAACTTATCTGCATCTCGTGCGGCCGCTGGGATTCAAGACCGATGATAAAACGCTTAAAAGAGCAGGTCTTGATTATTGGCCTTCTGTAAAGCTCGAGTACCACGATTCCTTTGAAGAAGTGGAACAAAAATATGCAGGACACAGGTTTTTCCTGGCTACGACCAAGGCTTCCAGGACCTATACTGATTTCGTTTTCCGGGACGGGGATTTTTTTGTGTTCGGGAAGGAAACGAAAGGATTGTCTCCAAATATTCTGGGGCAATATCCGGACACGAAGATGCGCCTACCGATGTCAAATGCTGTCCGGTCTCTAAATTTATCGAATTCGGCGGCTATTGTGCTTTATGAGGGGCTCCGGCAGATTGATTTTCCCGGACTTACTTAA
- a CDS encoding helix-turn-helix transcriptional regulator — translation MTEPVSYTTEEVAKRLKVSKLTVYDLMKKGKLPSYRVGRQVRVDAEDLNRYIQSTKTGLPKGRTGISSGDALQPAGTSQKGMAPIIISGQDMSLDLLAKQLESRSNLSFLRAYNGSLTSLMELFYGKAGIVSLHLFDGDTGEYNLPYAKRILTGHSFQVIHLLRRNAGFYVQKGNPLQIHTWEDLKRKDIRIMNRERGSGARVLLDEQLRLQRIYPSGVTGYDQEMTNHIGVATSVSIDKADVGIGIERIASLIPVDFIPLISEQYDLVIPKTPQTEHLLASVQEVLSSQSFKDELRALGGYDLSETGTILYDW, via the coding sequence ATGACGGAACCCGTATCCTATACAACGGAAGAAGTAGCAAAACGTCTGAAAGTGTCCAAGCTTACCGTATATGACCTGATGAAAAAAGGAAAGCTCCCGTCTTACCGGGTAGGAAGGCAAGTCCGGGTTGATGCGGAAGATTTGAACCGTTATATACAAAGTACAAAAACCGGCTTGCCCAAAGGCAGAACAGGAATATCCTCCGGGGATGCTCTCCAGCCTGCCGGGACTTCCCAAAAAGGGATGGCCCCCATTATTATTAGCGGACAGGATATGAGCCTGGACTTATTGGCAAAACAGCTCGAAAGCCGAAGTAACCTATCTTTTCTTCGAGCTTATAATGGAAGCTTAACCAGTTTGATGGAATTGTTTTACGGCAAGGCGGGCATTGTCAGTTTACATTTATTTGACGGGGATACCGGAGAATATAATCTCCCTTATGCCAAACGAATCTTGACAGGACACTCCTTTCAGGTCATTCATCTTCTCCGCCGGAACGCCGGTTTCTATGTGCAAAAGGGAAATCCTTTACAAATCCATACCTGGGAAGATTTAAAACGTAAAGATATCCGGATCATGAACAGGGAGAGGGGCTCGGGAGCAAGGGTTTTGCTTGATGAGCAGCTGCGCCTCCAGCGTATCTATCCTTCCGGAGTAACAGGGTACGATCAGGAAATGACCAATCATATCGGTGTTGCGACTTCCGTTTCCATAGATAAAGCGGATGTAGGCATAGGTATTGAAAGAATTGCTTCTTTAATTCCGGTTGATTTTATTCCGCTGATTTCAGAACAGTATGACCTGGTTATCCCGAAAACTCCCCAAACCGAACACCTTCTGGCATCTGTCCAGGAAGTGCTGTCTTCCCAATCTTTTAAAGATGAATTAAGGGCTTTAGGGGGATATGACCTTTCAGAAACGGGCACCATTTTATACGATTGGTAA
- a CDS encoding DUF2161 family putative PD-(D/E)XK-type phosphodiesterase, producing the protein MAIRSETELYGPVKHFWEQRGYEVKGEVKHCDLVAMKGDGPPIIVELKKSLTVPLLLQGIDRLKLTGLVYLAVELPAHGKAPYQAKWSEIRDLCGRLGLGLLTVRFYKTKKPVVGIVCEPESYKPRHSKGKLNRLTKEFRDRLGDFNQGGSTKQKLVPAYRQKALVCAFHLQSVEKMSPRELKVLSGYAETQRILQNNHYGWFERVGRGAYRLSPDGKKALVEYAPLLECLGLLRGEEGMSSLDHS; encoded by the coding sequence ATGGCGATTCGAAGTGAAACGGAATTATACGGGCCTGTTAAACATTTTTGGGAACAGCGGGGATATGAGGTCAAAGGAGAGGTCAAACACTGCGATCTGGTTGCCATGAAGGGGGATGGACCGCCAATAATCGTAGAACTGAAAAAAAGCCTGACGGTTCCTCTATTATTACAAGGAATCGACCGGCTAAAGCTCACTGGTCTTGTTTATCTGGCTGTAGAATTGCCGGCTCACGGCAAGGCTCCTTATCAAGCCAAATGGTCAGAAATAAGGGATTTATGCGGGCGTCTGGGGCTTGGCCTACTGACAGTCAGGTTCTATAAAACGAAAAAACCGGTTGTTGGGATCGTATGCGAGCCTGAATCCTATAAACCCCGTCACAGCAAAGGAAAACTAAACAGGCTGACGAAAGAATTCAGGGACAGACTTGGTGACTTCAACCAGGGAGGAAGCACTAAGCAGAAACTGGTACCGGCTTACAGGCAAAAAGCCCTGGTATGCGCCTTTCATTTGCAAAGTGTAGAAAAAATGAGCCCTAGAGAGTTGAAGGTGCTGAGCGGTTACGCGGAAACGCAAAGAATTCTCCAGAATAACCATTACGGCTGGTTTGAACGGGTTGGAAGAGGTGCATACCGACTTTCCCCGGACGGAAAAAAAGCCCTGGTTGAGTATGCTCCTTTACTTGAGTGTTTGGGCCTGCTTCGGGGAGAGGAAGGAATGTCTTCCCTGGACCATTCATGA
- a CDS encoding NAD(P)/FAD-dependent oxidoreductase: protein MKLDALIIGGGIAGLQGAIQLGRYGYRVLVVDANEGRSSMCRSYHNILGWPDGIGGPELRELGRMQAERLGVRFLRGWASDAQSIPGGFRVKVEGQELEAKTMLLATGVKDRFPELPGLRGCLGITIYVCPDCDAYEIRGRSTLVLGSGEVGARMALTLSRWTNRLVYLNHEQKPVSENLLGELERRGISHLPEQAERVLLEPGSSGLFQGLILRGGRVIEAERGFIAFGGNDVRSDLAAKLGATLHQNRHVEVDPRTKETSVKGLWAAGDIGVHAEQVTVAMGEGAIAAIWMHKALTKMEEEGS, encoded by the coding sequence ATGAAGCTTGATGCATTAATTATTGGAGGAGGCATAGCAGGGCTGCAAGGGGCTATCCAACTCGGCCGTTATGGATACAGGGTACTGGTTGTTGACGCGAATGAAGGGCGCTCCAGCATGTGCCGCTCTTATCATAATATTCTGGGATGGCCGGATGGCATAGGAGGCCCGGAACTCCGGGAATTGGGACGTATGCAGGCAGAACGCCTGGGTGTACGTTTTTTAAGGGGCTGGGCTTCCGATGCACAATCTATACCCGGAGGATTCCGGGTAAAGGTAGAGGGCCAGGAGCTTGAAGCCAAGACAATGCTGCTCGCAACCGGTGTAAAGGACCGCTTTCCCGAACTTCCCGGATTGCGCGGCTGCCTCGGCATAACCATCTATGTCTGCCCGGATTGTGATGCCTATGAAATCCGCGGCCGTTCCACCCTTGTACTTGGCTCCGGAGAAGTAGGTGCCCGTATGGCCCTGACGCTATCAAGATGGACCAACCGGCTGGTTTATCTGAATCACGAACAGAAGCCGGTTTCTGAGAATCTGCTCGGGGAATTGGAGCGTCGGGGCATTTCCCACCTTCCGGAGCAGGCCGAACGGGTCCTGTTGGAACCGGGTTCCTCCGGTCTTTTCCAGGGACTGATTCTCCGCGGCGGGAGGGTAATCGAGGCGGAAAGGGGCTTCATTGCCTTCGGGGGTAATGATGTCCGCTCTGATCTGGCCGCAAAGCTTGGAGCTACTCTCCATCAGAACCGGCACGTAGAGGTTGATCCGCGGACGAAGGAGACGTCTGTTAAGGGACTCTGGGCCGCGGGAGATATCGGAGTCCATGCCGAGCAGGTTACCGTTGCTATGGGGGAAGGGGCGATAGCAGCCATCTGGATGCATAAAGCATTGACTAAAATGGAGGAAGAGGGTTCCTGA
- a CDS encoding AbrB/MazE/SpoVT family DNA-binding domain-containing protein, whose protein sequence is MKPAGVVRKVDQLGRIVLPKSLRKRYQMNEGDPVEILVQGDHIILERYRPKCVFCGEMDQVSEFKERHICASCLSEMNALKERM, encoded by the coding sequence ATGAAACCAGCGGGTGTCGTTCGAAAAGTAGATCAATTGGGACGCATCGTTCTTCCTAAATCTCTCCGCAAAAGATATCAGATGAATGAAGGAGATCCGGTAGAAATTTTAGTTCAGGGTGACCATATTATTCTGGAAAGATATCGTCCGAAATGTGTATTTTGTGGGGAAATGGATCAGGTAAGCGAGTTCAAAGAGCGTCACATTTGTGCTAGCTGCCTAAGTGAAATGAATGCACTGAAAGAAAGAATGTAA
- the modA gene encoding molybdate ABC transporter substrate-binding protein encodes MKKKCITFILALVLGVLSILAGACSKSGETDNSSAPASDRPSGNKVELTISAAASLQDAFKEIQEKFEKEQPGIKLSFNYGASGALQKQIEQGAAADLFFSADEDKFDQLQEKGLLDPAKSKKLLANELVLVVPKGAKIKPASLQDLTKEDIKQIAIGTPESVPAGAYAKEALTDQHVWDKIQAKLVMGKDVRQVLSYVETGNVEAGLVYLTDAKSSDKVEVAVTASEDSHTPIIYPAGMAKETKHAKEADLFLQYTQGKEAKEIFTKYGFKVQG; translated from the coding sequence ATGAAAAAGAAGTGCATTACTTTCATTTTGGCCCTAGTACTTGGAGTTTTATCGATTCTGGCAGGAGCCTGTTCCAAGTCAGGAGAGACTGATAATTCATCTGCTCCTGCATCTGACCGGCCTTCCGGGAATAAGGTTGAACTTACGATATCAGCGGCGGCTAGTTTGCAGGATGCGTTTAAGGAAATTCAAGAAAAATTCGAAAAGGAACAGCCCGGCATCAAGCTATCCTTTAATTATGGTGCTTCCGGAGCACTTCAAAAACAAATTGAACAAGGAGCCGCTGCGGATCTCTTTTTCTCGGCTGATGAGGACAAATTTGACCAGCTGCAGGAAAAAGGACTGCTGGATCCGGCAAAAAGTAAAAAGCTGCTCGCCAATGAGCTGGTTTTGGTTGTTCCCAAGGGTGCTAAGATTAAACCTGCGTCTTTACAGGACTTAACCAAAGAAGATATTAAACAGATTGCCATCGGTACTCCGGAATCCGTTCCGGCGGGAGCTTATGCAAAAGAGGCTTTGACGGACCAGCATGTATGGGACAAGATTCAGGCCAAACTTGTTATGGGCAAAGATGTCCGGCAAGTACTGTCTTACGTGGAAACAGGCAATGTAGAGGCAGGTCTGGTTTATTTAACAGATGCCAAATCATCAGATAAAGTAGAGGTGGCGGTAACGGCTTCAGAAGATTCCCACACGCCGATTATTTATCCGGCCGGCATGGCCAAAGAAACGAAGCATGCCAAGGAAGCGGACCTGTTCCTCCAATATACGCAAGGTAAGGAAGCGAAAGAGATTTTTACGAAGTACGGGTTTAAGGTGCAAGGATGA
- the modB gene encoding molybdate ABC transporter permease subunit, with protein sequence MNMDFWSPIQLSIQVSLLSTLLAGCLGTWVGKEMQRRSFRGKSVLETVLLLPLVLPPTVVGFVLIVCFGRQSPVGRGIEAFFGHPLMFTWWASVIASAVVTFPLMYQSAKAGFASTDRRVEEAARVDGASEWKVFWNVTFPQSSPALAGGIVLCFTRALGEFGATLMFAGNIPGRTQTVSTAIYMAFDSGNMRLAWNWVLVIVLLSFLLLSGSGWMNRQRN encoded by the coding sequence ATGAATATGGATTTTTGGTCCCCCATCCAGCTATCTATTCAGGTCTCTCTGCTTTCCACCCTCCTGGCCGGATGTTTAGGTACTTGGGTAGGAAAAGAAATGCAAAGACGCTCTTTCCGGGGGAAATCCGTTTTGGAAACCGTATTACTGCTTCCCCTTGTTCTGCCGCCGACAGTAGTAGGATTTGTTCTTATTGTCTGTTTTGGCAGACAGAGTCCGGTTGGCCGTGGAATTGAGGCATTTTTTGGACATCCTCTCATGTTTACCTGGTGGGCTTCCGTAATAGCTTCTGCTGTGGTAACTTTCCCCCTAATGTATCAGTCAGCCAAAGCCGGATTCGCCTCCACAGACAGACGTGTGGAGGAGGCGGCACGGGTAGACGGGGCTTCTGAATGGAAAGTATTCTGGAACGTAACCTTTCCCCAATCCTCTCCGGCTTTGGCCGGCGGGATTGTATTATGCTTTACAAGGGCACTTGGAGAATTTGGTGCTACTCTGATGTTCGCGGGAAACATTCCCGGACGGACTCAAACGGTTTCCACGGCTATTTACATGGCTTTTGACTCCGGGAATATGCGGTTGGCCTGGAACTGGGTACTGGTGATCGTCTTATTATCTTTCCTTTTGCTTAGCGGTTCAGGATGGATGAACCGGCAGCGGAATTGA